A single window of Streptomyces aquilus DNA harbors:
- a CDS encoding ABC transporter substrate-binding protein, producing MIFRMGITEPTAIDPYKAQEGEGILVCKALFTGLLALDEDGELIPATAREWASDPTATTWTFRLRTDTVFSDGEPVTAHSFVRGWRRALDPEANTETAYHLAGVRDFTAVDEATLVVELAEPDVQFDLKTLQPIFFPVPSWTPPALEASYNDLPVGNGPFVMDGPWRHGEAIRLRRNERWFGPRPEIEEIHLDILDPVTALDDEYARFVDGTYDYARIPPARTKEATRQGGYLEQEGAGLFYLIPFCHQAPMDSVDARRAVSAAIDRQGLIDTHFHGSRTAAHSLLSPWFGKAHTPRAEIDDDWTAYDPSRAREAARRAGLGPGTRVDLAYNTGAGHDDWVIALAKGLEEVHGWRVELLRTDARGLVDHRTSIAAAGLCRAGWACDYPTPDNMLFPLLHSSCTAPDAEGTAHGDNEGRYVDAEFDALVARARAAGDPAERVDAWRRADRIAIRDLALIPLWYRTDQRVYAADRLGGLRIDFDGNPTFTTVTSRSTQR from the coding sequence GTGATCTTCCGCATGGGCATCACCGAGCCCACCGCCATCGACCCGTACAAGGCCCAGGAGGGCGAGGGCATCCTCGTCTGCAAGGCACTGTTCACCGGGCTGCTCGCGCTCGACGAGGACGGCGAGCTGATCCCGGCGACGGCCCGGGAATGGGCGTCCGACCCGACCGCGACGACCTGGACGTTCCGGCTGCGCACCGACACCGTGTTCAGCGACGGCGAACCGGTCACCGCGCACAGCTTCGTACGGGGCTGGCGGCGGGCGCTGGACCCCGAGGCCAACACCGAGACCGCCTACCACCTGGCGGGCGTACGGGACTTCACGGCCGTGGACGAGGCCACGCTGGTCGTCGAACTCGCCGAGCCGGACGTCCAGTTCGACCTCAAGACGCTCCAGCCGATCTTCTTCCCGGTGCCGTCCTGGACGCCGCCCGCGCTGGAGGCGTCGTACAACGATCTCCCGGTCGGCAACGGCCCGTTCGTGATGGACGGGCCCTGGCGGCACGGCGAGGCGATCCGGCTGCGGCGCAACGAGCGGTGGTTCGGGCCGCGGCCCGAGATCGAGGAGATCCACCTCGACATCCTCGACCCGGTCACCGCCCTCGACGACGAGTACGCCCGGTTCGTCGACGGCACCTACGACTACGCCCGCATCCCGCCCGCCCGGACCAAGGAGGCGACTCGGCAGGGCGGTTACCTGGAGCAGGAGGGCGCCGGGCTCTTCTACCTCATCCCCTTCTGCCACCAGGCTCCCATGGACTCGGTGGACGCCCGCCGGGCGGTCTCCGCCGCCATCGACCGGCAGGGGCTCATCGACACCCACTTCCACGGCAGCCGTACGGCCGCGCACTCGCTGCTGTCGCCGTGGTTCGGCAAGGCGCACACCCCGCGCGCCGAGATCGACGACGACTGGACGGCGTACGACCCCTCAAGGGCCAGGGAGGCGGCCCGGCGGGCCGGGCTCGGGCCCGGTACCCGCGTCGACCTCGCCTACAACACCGGTGCCGGGCACGACGACTGGGTCATCGCCCTCGCCAAGGGGCTTGAGGAAGTCCACGGCTGGCGGGTCGAGTTGCTGCGCACCGACGCACGCGGTCTCGTCGACCACCGCACCTCGATCGCGGCGGCAGGTCTGTGCCGGGCCGGGTGGGCCTGCGACTACCCCACCCCCGACAACATGCTCTTCCCGCTGCTGCACTCCTCCTGCACCGCCCCCGACGCCGAGGGCACCGCCCACGGCGACAACGAAGGGCGGTACGTCGACGCCGAGTTCGACGCCCTGGTGGCCCGCGCCCGCGCCGCCGGCGACCCCGCCGAACGCGTCGACGCCTGGCGGCGCGCCGACCGGATCGCGATCCGCGACCTCGCCCTGATCCCCCTCTGGTACCGCACCGACCAACGCGTGTACGCGGCCGACCGGCTCGGCGGTCTGCGCATCGACTTCGACGGTAACCCGACCTTCACGACTGTCACTTCAAGGAGCACTCAGCGATGA
- a CDS encoding diaminobutyrate--2-oxoglutarate transaminase family protein, whose product MTATIDHAAPTSSGYPGPYVSGTLPGPRSAELLDRQAARESNSRSYPRKLPIAIRRGKGSYVEDLDGNVFLDFLSGAGVLSLGHNHPEPLAAAHRQLDEFVHGLDFPTPIKDEFTELTIGMLPAPMRERTRIHFCGPTGANAVDAALKLCKTATGREEIITFQGGFHGATMAAMSVTGLVEQKEPVRGRMPGVHFFPYSNCHSCPLGLKRENCEVNCATFLERALTDVNGGITLPAAVIMELVQGEGGVIPADVEFVRRVREVTKRLGIPMIVDEVQSGCGRTGTWFAFEQYGIEPDVVCASKALSGMGLPAAVILYDEKLDAWAPGAHTGTFRGNQPAFAAAVATMKVVERDRVLENVRARAEQLMVHLQGLRGLSPYVADVRGLGLMTGVELNDPVTGRPATQLAKRVQWEAVSRGLILELGGRDDCVVRMLPPLNCSEQEIDIAGRILREALTAAEEALR is encoded by the coding sequence ATGACTGCAACCATCGATCACGCTGCCCCTACTTCGTCCGGGTACCCCGGGCCCTACGTCTCCGGCACCCTCCCCGGCCCCCGCAGCGCCGAGCTGCTCGACCGGCAGGCCGCCCGTGAGTCCAACTCGCGCTCCTATCCACGGAAACTTCCCATAGCCATACGACGCGGCAAGGGCAGCTATGTGGAGGACCTCGACGGGAACGTCTTCCTCGACTTCCTCTCCGGGGCCGGGGTGCTCTCCCTCGGGCACAACCACCCCGAGCCGCTCGCCGCCGCGCACCGGCAGCTCGACGAGTTCGTGCACGGGCTGGACTTCCCGACCCCCATCAAGGACGAGTTCACCGAGCTGACCATCGGGATGCTGCCGGCGCCGATGCGGGAGCGGACCCGCATCCACTTCTGCGGGCCGACCGGGGCCAACGCCGTCGACGCCGCGCTGAAGCTGTGCAAGACCGCCACCGGCCGCGAGGAGATCATCACCTTCCAGGGCGGCTTCCACGGCGCCACGATGGCCGCGATGAGCGTCACCGGGCTCGTCGAGCAGAAGGAGCCGGTGCGGGGCCGGATGCCGGGCGTGCACTTCTTCCCGTACTCCAACTGCCACAGCTGCCCTCTCGGCCTCAAGCGCGAGAACTGCGAGGTCAACTGCGCCACCTTCCTGGAGCGCGCCCTCACCGACGTCAACGGCGGCATCACGCTCCCCGCCGCCGTGATCATGGAGCTGGTCCAGGGCGAGGGCGGTGTCATCCCGGCCGACGTGGAGTTCGTGCGGCGGGTGCGGGAGGTCACCAAGCGGCTCGGCATCCCGATGATCGTCGACGAGGTGCAGAGCGGCTGCGGCCGCACCGGCACCTGGTTCGCCTTCGAGCAGTACGGCATCGAGCCCGACGTGGTGTGCGCGTCCAAGGCGCTGAGCGGCATGGGGCTGCCGGCCGCCGTCATCCTCTACGACGAGAAGCTGGACGCCTGGGCGCCGGGCGCCCACACCGGCACCTTCCGCGGCAACCAGCCCGCCTTCGCCGCCGCCGTCGCCACGATGAAGGTCGTCGAGCGGGACCGGGTGCTGGAGAACGTCCGGGCACGGGCCGAGCAGCTGATGGTGCACCTCCAGGGGCTGCGGGGCCTCAGCCCGTACGTCGCCGACGTGCGCGGACTCGGGCTGATGACCGGCGTCGAGCTCAACGACCCCGTCACCGGGCGGCCCGCCACCCAGCTGGCCAAGCGCGTGCAGTGGGAGGCCGTCAGCCGCGGGCTGATCCTCGAACTCGGCGGCCGTGACGACTGCGTCGTGCGCATGCTGCCGCCCCTGAACTGCTCCGAGCAGGAGATCGACATCGCCGGACGCATCCTGCGCGAGGCCCTCACCGCCGCCGAGGAGGCCCTCCGATGA
- a CDS encoding SidA/IucD/PvdA family monooxygenase, whose protein sequence is MSPHDVHDLVVAGFGPSGIALAAAVEDHDDAHGGVLSARYLEKAADSAWQPNLVLPGTDIQHHFLRDFATPRDPRSRFGFPSYLHQTGRFYPFTLMGGYPSRLEWSDYVQWAAGQVRGRVDYHREVLSVEPVIGDGGRVRSARVVSRDPRDGSLHTVEGRNIALATGHEAYVPEVFRPAMGERVFHASQLLPKLAALGSLDRVAVIGAGQTAGEIVLHLAGLHPDARIHSLVRHAGFRMYELGHFSNEVYFPDETDYFYALGDEERERALDQARATNYAAVDPDVSTGLYQAVYQDRLTGRQRLHMHRRTDVREVQQLGDVVRLHTEEVFTGERSVIEADAVIVCTGYREAAFPRQLEAFKPYLTFDAKGRPDVTRSYRAETTDDCEVGLYLDGLTEWRHGIGSATSFSQMAAKADTIHRDLRSRLRQPVAA, encoded by the coding sequence ATGAGCCCGCACGACGTCCACGACCTCGTCGTCGCCGGGTTCGGGCCCTCCGGGATCGCGCTCGCCGCCGCCGTCGAGGACCACGACGACGCCCACGGCGGGGTGCTCAGCGCCCGCTACCTGGAGAAGGCCGCCGACTCCGCCTGGCAGCCCAACCTCGTCCTGCCCGGCACCGACATCCAGCACCACTTCCTGCGCGACTTCGCGACGCCCCGCGACCCGCGCTCCCGGTTCGGGTTCCCGAGCTATCTGCACCAGACCGGCCGCTTCTACCCGTTCACGCTGATGGGCGGCTACCCGAGCCGCCTGGAGTGGTCGGACTACGTGCAGTGGGCGGCCGGGCAGGTGCGCGGCCGGGTCGACTACCACCGCGAGGTGCTGTCGGTGGAGCCGGTGATCGGCGACGGCGGGCGGGTGCGCAGTGCCCGGGTCGTCTCCCGTGATCCCCGGGACGGGTCCCTGCACACCGTCGAGGGCCGCAACATCGCCCTCGCCACCGGTCACGAGGCCTACGTCCCCGAGGTGTTCCGGCCCGCGATGGGCGAACGCGTCTTCCACGCCTCGCAGTTGCTGCCGAAGCTCGCCGCCCTCGGCTCCCTGGACCGGGTCGCCGTCATCGGCGCCGGGCAGACCGCCGGTGAGATCGTGCTGCACCTCGCCGGGCTCCACCCCGACGCCCGCATCCACTCCCTGGTCCGGCACGCCGGCTTCCGGATGTACGAGCTGGGCCACTTCAGCAACGAGGTGTACTTCCCCGACGAGACCGACTACTTCTACGCGCTCGGCGACGAGGAGCGCGAGCGCGCCCTGGACCAGGCCCGCGCCACCAACTACGCCGCCGTCGACCCGGACGTCTCCACCGGGCTCTACCAGGCCGTCTACCAGGACCGGCTCACCGGACGGCAGCGGCTGCACATGCACCGCCGCACCGATGTGCGCGAGGTCCAGCAGCTCGGCGACGTCGTCCGGCTGCACACCGAGGAGGTCTTCACCGGCGAGCGTAGCGTCATCGAGGCCGACGCCGTCATCGTCTGCACCGGCTACCGCGAGGCCGCCTTCCCCCGCCAGCTGGAGGCGTTCAAGCCCTACTTGACCTTCGACGCCAAGGGCCGCCCCGACGTCACCCGGTCCTACCGCGCCGAGACCACCGACGACTGCGAGGTGGGCCTCTACCTCGACGGCCTCACCGAGTGGCGGCACGGCATCGGCTCCGCCACCTCCTTCAGCCAGATGGCCGCCAAGGCCGACACCATCCACCGCGACCTGCGCAGCCGACTGCGGCAGCCCGTCGCCGCGTGA
- a CDS encoding methionine--tRNA ligase, protein MTSYVVTSAPPNPNGDLHLGHLSGPFLGADILSRHLRQRGHDVRYVGYSDEHSCYVPRRAAEIGSTAYPTAKLFGDRMENTLSLGAMHHDWFTRPLTDTTHTEFVQRFFLELWNAGALKVEELPVFRCEPCDRYLYEAEVRGECQFCADPSDGVYCEACGLAQDPAGLANPKCTSCWQEPGLTTLRRIVFPLDDYRDRLQAYYAEAQAKAEWRPRLISYLDGLFERALPDTPISREADYGIPVPLEGWEGHILDTWFSGIFGYAAATARLSEAKGDKAEWERLWTNPDTKIVNFIGFDCSFSHAVLWPALLLAQGTLTLPSQVVINEFYRLEGDKFSTSRGHAIWGGEFLRRVNADALRFHLALTGPEREQNNFSMKEFADTVSTVLAGGIERWTDTVLDLLAQDFQSVVPEATLSVTFLDEDRAELPARIAAALGAETFSPQKAAAELAVIVDRAVDDLRQLSLVRAAGPREEYAARLVAHLELLAAVAVTSAPLMPGWSAHLAGQLGVAVDMTTQMPQWAALEGRLVPAGTQLPDAAPLFFHELS, encoded by the coding sequence ATGACCTCGTACGTCGTCACCAGCGCCCCGCCCAACCCCAACGGCGACCTCCACCTCGGCCACCTCTCCGGCCCGTTCCTCGGCGCCGACATCCTCAGCCGGCACCTCCGCCAGCGCGGCCACGACGTGAGGTACGTCGGCTACTCCGACGAGCACTCCTGCTACGTCCCGCGCCGCGCCGCCGAGATCGGCTCCACCGCGTACCCGACCGCGAAGCTGTTCGGCGACCGCATGGAGAACACACTGTCGCTGGGCGCCATGCACCACGACTGGTTCACCCGCCCGCTGACCGACACCACACACACCGAGTTCGTGCAGCGCTTCTTCCTGGAGCTGTGGAACGCGGGCGCGCTGAAGGTCGAGGAGCTGCCCGTCTTCCGCTGCGAGCCCTGCGACCGCTACCTCTACGAGGCCGAGGTGCGCGGCGAGTGCCAGTTCTGCGCCGACCCCTCCGACGGCGTCTACTGCGAGGCCTGCGGTCTCGCCCAGGACCCCGCGGGCCTGGCCAACCCCAAGTGCACGTCCTGCTGGCAGGAACCGGGCCTGACCACCCTGCGCCGGATCGTGTTCCCCCTCGACGACTACCGCGACCGGCTCCAGGCGTACTACGCCGAGGCCCAGGCGAAGGCGGAATGGCGCCCGCGCCTGATCTCCTACCTGGACGGCCTGTTCGAGCGGGCGCTCCCCGACACCCCGATCTCCCGCGAGGCCGACTACGGCATCCCGGTCCCGCTGGAGGGCTGGGAGGGGCACATCCTCGACACCTGGTTCAGCGGCATCTTCGGCTACGCCGCCGCCACGGCCCGCCTCTCCGAGGCCAAGGGCGACAAGGCGGAGTGGGAGCGCCTGTGGACGAACCCCGACACGAAGATCGTCAACTTCATCGGCTTCGACTGCTCGTTCTCGCACGCGGTGCTGTGGCCGGCCCTCCTGCTCGCCCAGGGCACGCTGACGCTCCCGTCCCAGGTCGTGATCAACGAGTTCTACCGCCTGGAGGGCGACAAGTTCTCCACCAGCCGCGGCCACGCCATCTGGGGCGGCGAGTTCCTGCGCCGGGTCAACGCCGACGCGCTCCGCTTCCACCTCGCGCTGACCGGCCCCGAACGGGAGCAGAACAACTTCTCCATGAAGGAGTTCGCCGACACCGTCAGCACGGTCCTCGCCGGCGGCATCGAGCGCTGGACCGACACCGTCCTGGACCTGCTCGCGCAGGACTTCCAGTCGGTGGTCCCGGAGGCGACCCTGTCCGTCACCTTCCTCGACGAGGACCGCGCCGAACTGCCCGCCCGCATCGCCGCCGCCCTCGGCGCGGAGACCTTCTCCCCGCAGAAGGCCGCCGCCGAACTGGCCGTGATCGTCGACCGCGCCGTCGACGACCTGCGCCAGCTGTCCCTGGTCCGGGCCGCCGGCCCGCGCGAGGAGTACGCCGCCCGCCTCGTCGCCCACCTCGAACTCCTCGCGGCGGTCGCGGTCACCTCGGCCCCCCTGATGCCGGGCTGGTCCGCCCACCTCGCCGGACAGCTGGGCGTCGCGGTGGACATGACGACGCAGATGCCCCAGTGGGCGGCGCTGGAGGGCCGTTTGGTCCCGGCGGGCACCCAACTGCCGGACGCGGCGCCGCTGTTCTTCCACGAGCTGTCATGA
- a CDS encoding lysine N(6)-hydroxylase/L-ornithine N(5)-oxygenase family protein produces MTSRTSTPVYDILGIGFGPANLALAIALEERNSPLTARFLEARPSPEWQPGMLLDGSDIQNHPSRDLVTLRNPRSRYSFLNYLHEQGRLLRHLNLPAEFPLRKEYAGYIRWAAGFFSHLVDCNQRAEGLQVVEENGERLYEVTTMAGNRYLGRTLVMGPGRTPYIPAPYDTLRGDRVFHLTQYLPKLASLTASGEPASVAVIGGSQSAVELALDLGRRFPRTRVTTYTRSHSLRQKDTSPFSEEGYFPEFTDYYFRASRDGKKALDAYMHPTNYSSADIDVLRELYLEIYEQELDGDQRLFVRGNLEAVSVAEAGGRVDIDFRERHTGETVTDSVDFAVLATGFRNMGPGAHEELCPPLMAGLADRFAKESDGRLEVSGDYALKPVVDGTPPLFLNGLCESSHGIGDAGSFSLLSLRASTLTDALTERLSTRATTDRSAVLAAA; encoded by the coding sequence ATGACCAGCCGCACGTCCACTCCTGTCTACGACATCCTCGGCATCGGCTTCGGGCCCGCCAACCTCGCCCTCGCCATCGCCCTGGAGGAGCGGAACTCACCGCTGACGGCACGCTTCCTGGAGGCCCGGCCGAGTCCGGAGTGGCAGCCCGGGATGCTGCTCGACGGCTCCGACATCCAGAACCACCCCAGCCGCGACCTGGTGACCCTGCGCAACCCGCGCTCGCGCTACAGCTTCCTCAACTACCTGCACGAGCAGGGGCGGCTGCTGCGCCACCTGAACCTGCCCGCGGAGTTCCCGCTGCGCAAGGAGTACGCCGGGTACATCCGCTGGGCCGCCGGCTTCTTCTCCCACCTCGTCGACTGCAACCAGCGGGCCGAGGGCCTTCAGGTCGTGGAGGAGAACGGGGAGCGGCTGTACGAGGTGACGACCATGGCGGGCAACCGCTACCTCGGCCGCACGCTGGTCATGGGCCCCGGGCGGACGCCGTACATCCCGGCGCCGTACGACACCCTGCGCGGTGACCGGGTGTTCCACCTCACCCAGTACCTGCCGAAGCTGGCCTCGCTCACCGCGTCCGGTGAGCCGGCCTCGGTCGCGGTCATCGGCGGCAGCCAGAGCGCGGTGGAGCTCGCCCTCGACCTGGGCCGGCGCTTCCCGCGGACGCGGGTGACGACGTACACCCGCTCCCACTCGCTGCGGCAGAAGGACACCAGCCCGTTCAGCGAGGAGGGGTACTTCCCCGAGTTCACCGACTACTACTTCAGGGCCTCCCGGGACGGCAAGAAGGCGCTCGACGCGTACATGCACCCGACGAACTACTCGTCCGCCGACATCGACGTGCTGCGCGAGCTGTACCTGGAGATCTACGAGCAGGAACTCGACGGCGACCAGCGGCTGTTCGTCCGCGGCAACCTGGAGGCCGTGTCGGTGGCCGAGGCCGGCGGGCGGGTGGACATCGACTTCCGCGAGCGGCACACCGGGGAGACGGTGACCGACTCCGTGGACTTCGCGGTCCTCGCGACCGGCTTCCGCAACATGGGGCCGGGCGCGCACGAGGAGCTGTGCCCGCCCTTGATGGCCGGGCTGGCGGACCGGTTCGCGAAGGAGAGCGACGGGCGGCTGGAGGTCTCCGGCGACTACGCGCTCAAGCCGGTCGTCGACGGGACGCCGCCGCTGTTCCTCAACGGCCTGTGCGAGTCCAGCCACGGCATCGGTGACGCCGGGTCGTTCAGCCTCCTGTCCCTGCGCGCCTCCACCCTCACCGACGCCCTCACCGAGCGCCTGTCCACCCGCGCCACCACCGACCGCAGCGCCGTCCTGGCTGCCGCCTGA
- the epsC gene encoding serine O-acetyltransferase EpsC: MTTCEKGPRLRALLAEDIATVLAKDPAASSRAEVLLYPHIHALWTYRVAHHLWRRGHRFTARALSLLARAVSGIEIHPGARIGRRFFVDHGTAVVIGETVRIGDDVMLYHQVTLGSVGWWKDLRRPAGSRRHPVVGDRVIIGTGASVLGPVTVGSDSRVGAHAIVLDDLPPHSRVVAPTCEVLPALDTGAVPEPALNQLAS, translated from the coding sequence ATGACCACATGTGAGAAGGGACCGCGGCTGCGGGCGCTGCTCGCCGAGGACATCGCCACCGTCCTCGCCAAGGACCCCGCCGCCTCCTCCCGCGCCGAGGTGCTGCTCTACCCGCACATCCACGCCCTGTGGACGTACCGGGTCGCGCACCACCTGTGGCGGCGCGGGCACCGCTTCACCGCCCGCGCCCTGTCACTGCTGGCCCGCGCGGTCAGCGGCATCGAGATCCACCCGGGCGCGCGGATCGGCCGCCGCTTCTTCGTCGACCACGGCACCGCCGTCGTCATCGGCGAGACCGTCCGCATCGGCGACGACGTGATGCTCTATCACCAGGTCACGCTCGGCTCGGTCGGCTGGTGGAAGGACCTGCGCCGCCCGGCCGGCTCCCGCCGCCACCCCGTCGTCGGCGACCGCGTGATCATCGGCACCGGTGCCAGCGTCCTCGGCCCGGTCACCGTCGGCTCCGACTCCCGGGTCGGCGCCCACGCCATCGTCCTGGACGACCTCCCGCCGCACAGCCGCGTGGTGGCACCGACCTGCGAGGTGCTCCCGGCGCTCGACACCGGCGCCGTGCCGGAGCCCGCCCTCAACCAGCTCGCATCGTAA
- a CDS encoding cupin domain-containing protein produces the protein MSKQQPEKKSLMHVFTAHEEDMVFEEPYNVSGRRIFPWPGAVEEPFWGGAWVDVAPGETSTAHHHDENEMFFITEGSGVMRIGDETRRVRAGETVFITPYQDHDLTNDGETRLRFVTIWWGGAEAVARERAKWASVFEIDDPSGPLNSRLASGVSV, from the coding sequence ATGAGCAAGCAACAGCCCGAGAAGAAGAGCCTGATGCACGTGTTCACCGCGCACGAGGAGGACATGGTCTTCGAGGAGCCGTACAACGTCAGTGGCCGGCGCATCTTCCCCTGGCCCGGCGCGGTCGAGGAGCCCTTCTGGGGCGGCGCCTGGGTGGACGTGGCGCCCGGCGAGACGTCCACCGCCCACCACCACGACGAGAACGAGATGTTCTTCATCACCGAGGGCAGCGGTGTCATGCGCATCGGCGACGAGACGCGCCGGGTGCGGGCCGGGGAGACGGTGTTCATCACGCCGTACCAGGACCACGACCTCACCAACGACGGCGAGACCCGGCTGCGGTTCGTCACCATCTGGTGGGGCGGCGCGGAGGCCGTGGCGCGCGAACGCGCCAAGTGGGCTTCGGTGTTCGAGATCGACGACCCGTCCGGGCCGCTCAACTCCCGCCTGGCGTCTGGGGTGTCCGTCTGA
- a CDS encoding NAD(P)/FAD-dependent oxidoreductase, whose product MSPIVHAHADAVVVGGGVIGAAIAHQLALAGLGRIVLCDQGRVNAQGATSRSGGLLRLHHTAVADTRLAARSLPVFEQWADVIGGDCGYRRTGFVMIVGDNHAEDLRQNAAATTDAAGHRRVEIVDPDELKEIYPGLSTENIALAAYEPEGGYADPMAASGALLAAAYRLGVSPSEGIRAMKVLEHAGVVTGVLTSIGRIDAPLVVLAGGAWGSAPAEYLGVHIPVTARRIGLAQAELPGAGRRGSRASVPTCIDDTTGSYFRPDGLDRFYFGVPSKPDTELGRDVEPLTQAELEAAITAIAVRVPQAATAPLAGTRSGLDGYTPDKRPVVGAAGPDGLYLALGFSGGGFKMAPAVAELAAREIIDGGAVPGKAVQELLEPYRPQRFLAGRPVRPEAPYDHM is encoded by the coding sequence ATGAGTCCCATCGTGCACGCGCACGCCGACGCGGTGGTCGTCGGCGGCGGCGTGATCGGCGCGGCCATCGCGCACCAGCTCGCGCTGGCCGGGCTCGGCCGGATCGTGCTGTGCGACCAGGGCCGCGTCAACGCCCAGGGCGCCACGTCCCGTTCGGGCGGGCTGCTGCGGCTGCACCACACCGCCGTCGCCGACACGCGGCTCGCCGCGCGCTCCCTGCCGGTGTTCGAGCAGTGGGCCGACGTCATCGGCGGCGACTGCGGCTACCGGCGCACCGGGTTCGTGATGATCGTCGGCGACAACCACGCCGAGGACCTGCGGCAGAACGCCGCCGCCACCACCGACGCGGCCGGGCACCGGCGGGTCGAGATCGTCGACCCGGACGAGCTGAAGGAGATCTATCCCGGGCTCAGCACCGAGAACATCGCGCTGGCCGCCTACGAGCCCGAGGGCGGCTACGCCGACCCGATGGCCGCCTCGGGGGCGCTGCTGGCCGCCGCCTACCGGCTCGGGGTGTCCCCGTCCGAGGGCATCCGGGCGATGAAGGTCCTGGAGCACGCCGGTGTCGTCACCGGGGTCCTCACCTCCATCGGGCGGATCGACGCGCCGCTGGTCGTCCTCGCCGGCGGCGCCTGGGGCTCGGCCCCCGCCGAGTACCTCGGCGTCCACATCCCGGTGACCGCCCGCCGCATCGGCCTCGCGCAGGCCGAGCTGCCGGGCGCGGGGCGGCGCGGCTCCCGGGCCTCGGTGCCCACCTGCATCGACGACACCACCGGCTCCTACTTCCGGCCCGACGGCCTGGACCGCTTCTACTTCGGTGTGCCCAGCAAGCCGGACACCGAGCTGGGCCGGGACGTGGAGCCGCTCACGCAGGCCGAGCTGGAGGCGGCGATCACCGCGATCGCGGTCCGCGTCCCGCAGGCCGCCACGGCTCCGCTGGCCGGCACCCGCTCGGGCCTCGACGGCTACACCCCGGACAAGCGGCCCGTCGTCGGGGCCGCCGGACCCGACGGGCTCTACCTCGCCCTCGGCTTCAGCGGCGGCGGCTTCAAGATGGCGCCCGCCGTCGCGGAGCTCGCGGCACGGGAGATCATCGACGGCGGTGCCGTCCCCGGCAAGGCCGTCCAGGAACTCCTGGAGCCCTACCGCCCGCAGCGGTTCCTCGCGGGCCGGCCGGTCAGACCGGAGGCGCCCTATGACCACATGTGA
- a CDS encoding rhodanese-like domain-containing protein, with amino-acid sequence MTTTTTTAPSKVLRVPAADPAEALAHFRGRLSFEADASDVHADIESGAKGFVLIDTRSTEAWEQGHIPGAVHLPTDEIAERAAELVPAGSLVVTYCWGPGCNGATRAAYAFAGLGYPVKEMLGGFEYWSREGFEVEDAAGLRQQAVDPLTAPVSGIACAC; translated from the coding sequence ATGACCACCACGACCACCACCGCCCCCTCGAAGGTGCTGCGCGTCCCCGCCGCTGACCCCGCCGAGGCGCTCGCCCACTTCCGCGGGCGGCTGTCCTTCGAGGCCGACGCCTCCGACGTGCACGCCGACATCGAGTCGGGCGCCAAGGGGTTCGTGCTGATCGACACGCGCAGCACCGAGGCGTGGGAGCAGGGGCACATCCCGGGGGCCGTGCATCTGCCGACGGATGAAATCGCGGAGCGCGCAGCCGAGTTGGTGCCGGCCGGGTCGCTGGTCGTCACCTACTGCTGGGGGCCCGGCTGCAACGGGGCCACCCGGGCCGCGTACGCCTTCGCCGGGCTCGGCTATCCCGTCAAGGAGATGCTGGGCGGCTTCGAGTACTGGTCCCGCGAGGGGTTCGAGGTCGAGGACGCGGCCGGCCTGCGCCAGCAGGCGGTCGACCCGCTGACGGCGCCGGTCAGCGGAATCGCCTGCGCCTGCTGA